TTCCATACCATCTTTGTCAATGAACTCAAAGGGCCGGCTCTGATCTCTTTTTTACTAGAGCGCTACCGCAAACTCCCTCTGAGTCGAGCAGCCATTGAAAAAGCCGTTGAACTCCTCAGCAAAGATGAGACGCGCACAACGGCGTTCCCTCGCGCTGCAATTCAACTTTTGGACTATGTAGCATCGGAGCTTAACTTTTCAGGTGATCCTGAAATGCATAAACAACTTGAAGAGCTCAATTCAGAAAAATCTTTAGCTGAGCGCATATTGAAAACACAAATCGCAAGAGATCCCACGCTGTCAGATATGACCCAACTCGAAAGAATTCAACGCCTCACAGGGCTCATTCACACTCTCGAAACATCACTATCTCAAAAAAGAAACGATTTCGATTATTTATGGCAACTCAAAAATCGCGTTATCGCTCTTCAAGACAGTTTATTTGACCTGTCTGAAAAAGCAATCCAAGAAAAAAATACGGCTCAAAAAACAAAGCTGATTGGGCAAATGATCTTAACACACCAAGTGGCTCTACCTGCACTTCGTCGCATTCTTCGACAAGAAAAGTTCAAGTATGAGGTCACATATGAATCATTATTTGTCGAGGAGATTTCATCCGAAACGGTTGAGCATCTTTTTCACCATATGCGAGAACAGCGCTTAAAAGCCCTTCCCGGTAAATCTTCACAAGATTCCATCGGGACTTCTGTTGAACTTGCCGATGATGATCTGCCATAGCTCTATCCGAAAATCAGCTGATAGCAAAAAGCTCCGAAGATCCCCCCGAAAAGCGGCCCGAAAAGGGGGACCCATGCATAGTGCCATTGTGATTTTTCAAAAGAATAAATCAGTGAGTGGGCAAGCCGCGGCGCTAAATCACGTGCCGGATTGATCGCATAACCGGTAGGACCGCCTAATGAGAGGCCAATACTGAAAACAACAATGCCTATTAAGCCGGGCGCTATGCCACACGATAGACTGTTGTGCTGATTAATAATCCCCAAAACGGCGAAGAGCAAAACAAAGGTGCCGATACACTCGGTTAGGAAATTAACCACAGGTTGATGCACGGCCGGTTGTGTGCAGAAACTCATCCGTTTGAACTCCTCACTCTTTTCGATTTGGTAATGGGAATAATAGGTGACATAGACAAGCAATGCGCCAATAAATCCCCCTATAAATTGCCC
The genomic region above belongs to Simkaniaceae bacterium and contains:
- a CDS encoding aquaporin family protein, which codes for MKIFLAECIGTLLLVLLGNGCVANVLLKGSKGKGGGWIVIATGWGLAVALAVYVCGWVSDAHINPAVTIAFAVIHKTSWSLVPFYLGGQFIGGFIGALLVYVTYYSHYQIEKSEEFKRMSFCTQPAVHQPVVNFLTECIGTFVLLFAVLGIINQHNSLSCGIAPGLIGIVVFSIGLSLGGPTGYAINPARDLAPRLAHSLIYSFEKSQWHYAWVPLFGPLFGGIFGAFCYQLIFG